A stretch of the Longimicrobiaceae bacterium genome encodes the following:
- a CDS encoding GNAT family N-acetyltransferase: protein MPALTTQLDETPSGADLDRIVRGVRAFNRSVGGQEPPRPVACFLRDGAGEMVGGAWGELWGRALHVAALWVDEGLRGQGHGAALLRELEAYALRRGHPLAYVETLSYQARPFYEKQGYRVFGELEGVAEGCTYYFLRKDLGSAAPPA from the coding sequence ATGCCTGCGCTCACGACCCAGCTCGACGAAACCCCTTCCGGTGCGGACCTGGACCGCATCGTCCGGGGGGTGCGCGCCTTCAACCGCAGCGTCGGGGGTCAGGAGCCGCCGCGCCCGGTCGCCTGCTTCCTTCGCGACGGCGCCGGCGAGATGGTGGGCGGGGCATGGGGGGAGCTCTGGGGTCGTGCCCTGCACGTGGCCGCCCTCTGGGTGGACGAGGGCCTGCGCGGGCAGGGGCACGGTGCGGCGCTGCTGCGGGAGCTGGAGGCGTACGCGCTGCGCCGGGGGCATCCGCTGGCCTACGTGGAGACACTGAGCTACCAGGCCCGGCCCTTCTACGAGAAGCAGGGCTACCGCGTGTTCGGGGAGCTGGAGGGGGTCGCCGAGGGGTGCACGTACTACTTCCTGCGGAAGGACCTGGGGTCTGCTGCTCCGCCGGCCTGA